The Thiorhodovibrio litoralis genome includes a window with the following:
- a CDS encoding helix-turn-helix transcriptional regulator: protein MDKIQDIHPGEVLREEFLLPLAISEERIAAQIDLPLQQIRDIGAGS, encoded by the coding sequence ATGGATAAAATTCAAGATATTCACCCTGGTGAAGTCTTGCGCGAGGAGTTCCTGCTTCCGCTGGCCATCAGCGAGGAACGTATTGCCGCGCAGATCGACCTTCCGCTGCAGCAGATCAGAGACATCGGCGCGGGCAGCTGA
- the gyrA gene encoding DNA gyrase subunit A produces MPDFAKEVLTVNLEDEMRQSYLDYAMSVIVGRALPDVRDGLKPVHRRVLFAMNELGNDWNKPYKKSARVVGDVIGKYHPHGDTAVYDTIVRMAQPFSMRYMLVDGQGNFGSVDGDSPAAMRYTEVRMARIAHSLLDDLDKETVDFIPNYDESEYEPTVLPARFPNLLVNGSSGIAVGMATNIPPHNLGEIIDACLKLIDEPLTTLDELIDLVPGPDFPTAAIINGVRGIREAYRTGRGRVQLRARSEVETLKRSGREAIVVTELPYQVNKARMLEKMAELVKEKKLEGIAELRDESDKDGMRMVIEIKRDHYPDVVLNNLYQHTNMQTVFGINMVGLVDGQPRLLNLKQLLEYFLRHRRDVVTRRTLYELRKARDRAHLLEGFTVALANIDEVIALIKASASPADAREGLMARTWAPGQVTGMLERSGAAETRPDELDPSFGLIGEGDQSGRYRLSERQARAILDLQLQRLTGLEQDKIIKEYGEILQKIAELLEILRNPERLMQVIRDELTAIRDQYADARRTEIVTDQTDLTLLDLIAPEDMVVTLSHAGYIKAQPLSEYQAQRRGGKGRIAATTKDEDFIDRLFVANSHDTVLCFSSFGKVYWLKVYELPQSGRGARGRPVVNLLSLEQGERINATLPVAEYDQDRFIFMATSKGTVKKTPISDFSRPLSRGLIAIDLHEDEYLIGVAVTDGHQDMMLFTSAGKAVRFNEEAVRSMGRTAHGVRGVTLEEGQRVISLVIAEPGAVLTVTEKGYGKRTPVEEFPTKGRGGKGVIAIRTSERNGEQISAVLVRPGDEIMLITDGGTLVRTAVDGISLLGRSTQGVRLINLGEGQRLAGIERIVALNGEGDGEEGEGEDDDGEADPASNQPNGED; encoded by the coding sequence ATGCCGGATTTTGCCAAGGAAGTCCTGACCGTCAATCTCGAAGACGAGATGCGGCAGTCGTATCTCGATTACGCCATGAGCGTGATCGTCGGCCGCGCGCTGCCCGATGTGCGCGATGGCCTCAAGCCCGTCCATCGTCGCGTGCTGTTCGCGATGAACGAGCTCGGCAACGACTGGAACAAGCCCTATAAGAAATCCGCCCGCGTGGTCGGTGATGTGATCGGTAAGTATCACCCGCACGGTGACACCGCCGTTTACGACACCATCGTGCGCATGGCGCAGCCGTTCTCGATGCGCTACATGCTGGTGGACGGGCAGGGCAACTTCGGCTCGGTCGACGGCGACTCACCCGCCGCCATGCGTTATACCGAAGTGCGCATGGCGCGCATCGCGCACAGTCTGCTCGATGACCTCGACAAAGAAACCGTCGATTTTATCCCGAACTACGACGAGTCTGAGTACGAGCCGACGGTTCTGCCGGCGCGCTTCCCGAATCTGCTGGTCAATGGTTCGTCCGGTATCGCCGTGGGCATGGCGACCAACATCCCGCCGCACAATCTTGGCGAGATCATCGATGCTTGCCTGAAACTCATTGATGAACCCCTGACCACGCTTGATGAGTTGATCGATCTGGTGCCCGGCCCAGACTTCCCGACCGCCGCCATTATCAATGGCGTGCGCGGCATCCGCGAGGCCTATCGCACCGGACGTGGGCGCGTTCAACTGCGCGCGCGCTCCGAGGTTGAAACCCTGAAGCGCAGCGGGCGCGAGGCCATCGTGGTCACCGAGCTGCCGTATCAGGTCAATAAGGCCCGCATGCTTGAGAAGATGGCCGAGCTGGTCAAGGAAAAAAAGCTCGAAGGCATCGCCGAGCTGCGCGACGAGTCCGACAAGGACGGCATGCGGATGGTGATCGAGATCAAGCGCGATCATTACCCCGATGTGGTGCTGAACAACCTGTACCAGCACACCAACATGCAGACGGTGTTCGGCATCAATATGGTCGGCCTGGTCGATGGCCAGCCGCGATTGCTGAATCTCAAGCAACTGCTGGAATACTTCCTGCGCCACCGCCGCGATGTGGTGACCCGGCGCACGCTCTATGAGCTGCGCAAGGCGCGTGATCGCGCCCATTTGTTGGAAGGCTTCACGGTCGCACTGGCGAACATCGACGAGGTGATTGCGCTCATTAAGGCCTCCGCCAGCCCCGCAGATGCGCGCGAGGGCCTGATGGCGCGCACCTGGGCACCTGGGCAGGTGACTGGCATGCTCGAGCGCTCCGGCGCCGCCGAGACCCGCCCGGATGAGCTTGACCCGAGCTTCGGGCTGATCGGGGAGGGCGATCAATCCGGTCGTTATCGCCTGAGCGAACGCCAGGCGCGCGCCATTCTCGATCTGCAACTCCAGCGCCTAACAGGTCTGGAACAAGATAAGATTATCAAGGAGTACGGCGAGATTCTTCAGAAGATCGCTGAGCTTCTGGAGATCCTCCGCAATCCCGAGCGCCTGATGCAGGTCATCCGCGACGAGCTCACCGCCATTCGCGATCAATACGCGGACGCGCGCCGCACCGAGATCGTCACCGACCAGACCGACCTGACGCTGCTCGACCTGATCGCGCCCGAGGATATGGTGGTGACGCTCTCGCACGCTGGCTATATTAAGGCGCAGCCCTTGTCCGAATACCAGGCGCAGCGGCGCGGCGGCAAAGGCCGCATCGCGGCCACTACCAAAGACGAGGACTTCATCGATCGGCTGTTCGTGGCCAATTCCCACGACACCGTGCTGTGCTTTTCGAGCTTCGGTAAGGTCTACTGGCTCAAGGTCTACGAGTTACCGCAGTCAGGGCGTGGCGCGCGCGGACGCCCCGTTGTCAACCTGCTGTCACTCGAACAGGGCGAACGCATCAACGCCACTTTGCCGGTGGCTGAGTACGATCAGGACCGCTTCATCTTCATGGCCACCAGCAAGGGCACGGTCAAGAAGACGCCCATCAGCGACTTCTCGCGTCCGCTCTCGCGTGGCCTGATCGCCATCGACCTGCACGAGGACGAATATCTGATCGGCGTGGCGGTGACCGACGGGCACCAGGATATGATGCTCTTCACCAGTGCCGGCAAGGCGGTCCGCTTCAACGAGGAGGCCGTCCGCTCCATGGGCCGCACCGCCCATGGCGTTCGCGGCGTGACGCTCGAAGAAGGCCAGCGGGTCATTTCGCTTGTCATCGCCGAACCAGGTGCGGTGCTGACAGTGACCGAGAAGGGCTACGGCAAGCGCACGCCGGTGGAAGAGTTCCCGACCAAAGGTCGCGGCGGCAAAGGCGTCATCGCCATCCGCACCAGCGAGCGCAACGGCGAACAAATCAGTGCGGTGCTGGTGCGCCCGGGCGATGAGATCATGCTGATCACCGATGGCGGCACCCTGGTGCGCACCGCTGTCGACGGCATCTCGCTGCTCGGCCGCAGCACCCAGGGCGTGCGCCTGATCAACTTAGGCGAAGGCCAGCGCCTGGCCGGCATTGAGCGGATTGTGGCGCTCAATGGTGAGGGTGATGGCGAAGAGGGCGAAGGCGAAGACGATGACGGCGAAGCTGATCCGGCTTCGAACCAACCGAATGGAGAAGACTGA
- a CDS encoding AAA family ATPase translates to MSTLGAFLAEKKQRGSAQGPLAKGMLSVFAQQKSPRELSGARRLQCLLVRLLGTPMVRARRNSPTRALTGAPYLRQIRSLAERWKGEEFPFAVPAFRNGIDIPLETNVTFFVGENGSGKSTLLEAIAEICGFNPEGGSRDHHREAFADRSELAQALRLSWMPKMTDGFFMRAESFFNFATYLDGVSDFKAYGGKSLHAQSHGESFLALFDNRFEQGLYILDEPEAALSPQRQLAFLRIIHDLEAPGHAQFVIASHSPILLAYPGATLYQFTGSGIEEVAYRDTEHFLVTKDFLNAPERMLKYLFSEGDDDAT, encoded by the coding sequence ATGAGCACCCTCGGCGCCTTTTTGGCAGAGAAAAAACAGCGTGGAAGTGCGCAAGGCCCGCTCGCGAAGGGGATGTTGTCGGTCTTTGCGCAGCAGAAATCACCACGAGAACTGTCTGGCGCACGCCGGCTACAATGTTTACTCGTCAGGTTGCTTGGAACTCCTATGGTACGTGCCCGCCGCAATTCACCCACCAGAGCCCTGACCGGCGCGCCCTATCTCCGTCAGATTAGGAGTCTAGCTGAGCGCTGGAAAGGCGAGGAATTTCCCTTTGCGGTCCCGGCTTTTCGAAATGGAATCGATATTCCACTGGAAACCAATGTCACGTTTTTTGTCGGTGAGAACGGCAGCGGAAAGTCGACGCTACTCGAAGCGATTGCGGAAATATGTGGATTCAATCCGGAAGGCGGGAGCCGGGACCATCACCGGGAAGCATTCGCGGACCGCTCAGAACTCGCTCAAGCGCTGCGCCTATCCTGGATGCCGAAGATGACCGATGGATTCTTTATGCGGGCTGAGAGCTTCTTCAACTTCGCCACATACTTAGATGGGGTCTCGGACTTCAAGGCATACGGAGGCAAGTCGCTCCATGCGCAGTCACACGGAGAGTCATTCCTTGCGTTATTCGATAACCGATTTGAGCAGGGGCTATACATTTTGGATGAGCCCGAGGCTGCCCTGTCGCCCCAACGCCAACTGGCCTTTCTAAGAATAATCCACGATCTTGAAGCTCCGGGTCATGCGCAGTTCGTTATTGCGTCTCACTCCCCGATCTTGCTGGCGTACCCGGGAGCGACTCTTTACCAGTTTACAGGCAGCGGAATTGAGGAAGTCGCCTACCGTGATACAGAACATTTCCTCGTCACCAAGGACTTTCTAAATGCGCCGGAGCGTATGCTGAAATACCTGTTCTCGGAAGGTGACGATGACGCAACATAA
- the istB gene encoding IS21-like element helper ATPase IstB has product MSEQDPQMLKQRAQALKLYGVLAHWAEVVDAPWLVSVLQWEEEARAQRSLERRMKQAHLGRFTPLADFDWNWPKRCDRAAIEELMGLGFVAEALNVVLIGPNGVGKTTIARNLARQAVLAGRTVLCTSAAAMLNALLEADGERALRARLNAYARVQLLLIDEIGYLSYSNRHADLLFEVVSRRYERHPTLVTTNRPFAEWGEVFPNAACVVSLIDRLVHHAEIIQIDGESYRLKEAKESATRRREQRAARTKPASKTPPAQPGEEHVSTPDDSL; this is encoded by the coding sequence ATGAGTGAACAGGATCCGCAGATGCTGAAACAACGCGCCCAGGCGCTGAAGCTCTATGGGGTGCTGGCGCATTGGGCGGAGGTGGTGGACGCGCCTTGGCTGGTGAGCGTGTTGCAGTGGGAGGAAGAGGCCCGGGCGCAGCGCTCGCTGGAGCGACGCATGAAGCAGGCGCACTTGGGGCGGTTCACACCACTGGCGGATTTCGATTGGAATTGGCCCAAGCGCTGTGATCGCGCGGCGATTGAGGAGTTGATGGGCCTTGGCTTTGTCGCCGAGGCGCTGAATGTGGTGCTGATCGGCCCCAACGGGGTGGGCAAGACGACGATTGCGCGCAATCTGGCGCGGCAGGCGGTGCTGGCCGGGCGCACGGTGCTGTGCACGTCGGCGGCGGCGATGCTCAATGCGCTGCTGGAAGCCGACGGGGAGCGGGCGCTGCGCGCGCGCCTGAATGCCTATGCCCGCGTGCAGCTGTTGCTGATCGATGAGATCGGGTATCTGTCGTATTCCAACCGCCACGCGGATTTGCTCTTTGAGGTGGTGTCACGCCGCTATGAGAGGCATCCGACCCTGGTGACAACGAACCGCCCCTTTGCCGAGTGGGGGGAGGTGTTTCCCAATGCCGCCTGTGTGGTGTCGCTGATCGATCGCTTGGTCCATCACGCGGAGATCATTCAGATCGATGGGGAGTCCTATCGGCTCAAGGAGGCGAAGGAGTCCGCGACGCGGCGGCGTGAGCAGCGCGCGGCACGGACCAAGCCGGCGTCAAAGACGCCTCCAGCACAGCCAGGAGAGGAGCATGTATCCACCCCCGATGATTCCCTATGA
- a CDS encoding RtcB family protein: MPIRQVFTEGEKPVKVWTDDIDLRSQAQLINISRLLFIHKHVAAMPDVHLGIGATIGSVIATGKAIIPVWVTRKGAIRAREGDFGIIPGSMGAKSYIVRGKGNPESFCSCAHGAGRRMSRTAAEKQFKPADLEAQTQGVVCRKCTSAIKGHGRHIVDVVVGAVPEDWVPMVLMDWSGGFWGQMAEEYPRLLIA; encoded by the coding sequence ATGCCCATCCGGCAGGTATTCACCGAGGGCGAGAAGCCCGTCAAGGTCTGGACCGATGACATCGATTTACGCTCGCAAGCGCAGCTCATCAACATCTCCAGGCTGCTCTTCATTCACAAGCATGTTGCCGCCATGCCCGATGTGCATCTTGGCATCGGCGCCACCATCGGCAGCGTCATCGCCACCGGGAAGGCCATCATCCCGGTCTGGGTCACCCGCAAGGGTGCCATCCGCGCGCGCGAAGGTGATTTCGGCATCATCCCCGGTAGCATGGGCGCGAAAAGCTACATCGTGCGCGGCAAGGGCAACCCCGAGAGCTTCTGCTCCTGCGCCCACGGTGCCGGGCGGCGCATGAGCCGCACCGCCGCCGAAAAGCAGTTCAAGCCGGCCGATCTGGAAGCCCAAACCCAGGGTGTGGTGTGCCGTAAGTGTACCTCGGCCATCAAGGGACACGGACGACACATCGTTGATGTTGTCGTGGGGGCGGTCCCTGAAGACTGGGTGCCAATGGTACTGATGGACTGGAGCGGGGGTTTTTGGGGTCAGATGGCGGAGGAGTACCCACGGCTTTTGATCGCCTGA
- the istA gene encoding IS21 family transposase, which produces MTIPSELEAKILRYFLAEHWRVGTIAQQLGVHHATVDRVLSQSGLPKVERAARPSLIDPYLPFVVETLKTYPRLTASRLYAMVRERGYRGGPDHFRHLIAHVRPRPQPEAFLRLKTLPGEQAQVDWGHFGKLTIGRATRTLMAFVMVLSFSRAVFLRFFLDAQMANFLRGHVGAFAAWGGVPRVLLYDNLKSAVLERQGEAIRFHPTLLELAGHYRFEPRPVAVARGNEKGRVERAIRYIRDSFFAARTFSDLADLNAQADTWCQGQAADRPCPEDRAQSVRAVFEQERPHLLALPPVPFPTEEQVAVSVGKTPYVRFDRNDYSIPHTHVRRTLTVVASLGQVRVLDGAAVIATHARSFDAGAQVEDPAHVAELVARKRAARQHRGQDRLIQAVPISQTLLTQAAERGEPLGSMTAALLRLLDSYGAAELTAAIEEALAREVPHPNAVRLALERRREARGQPPPIPVTLPADARVREVVVRTPALGDYDQLHDEPPRED; this is translated from the coding sequence ATGACCATCCCTTCCGAGCTCGAAGCCAAGATCCTGCGCTACTTCCTTGCTGAGCACTGGCGCGTCGGCACCATCGCCCAGCAGCTCGGCGTGCATCACGCCACCGTCGATCGGGTGCTGTCCCAGTCCGGACTGCCCAAAGTCGAGCGCGCCGCGCGTCCCTCGCTCATCGACCCCTATCTGCCCTTTGTCGTGGAGACGCTCAAGACCTATCCGCGTCTCACCGCCAGCCGGCTCTATGCCATGGTGCGCGAGCGCGGCTATCGCGGCGGGCCGGATCATTTCCGCCATTTGATTGCCCATGTGCGCCCACGCCCGCAGCCCGAGGCCTTTCTGCGCTTAAAGACCCTGCCCGGTGAGCAGGCCCAAGTCGACTGGGGCCACTTTGGCAAGCTCACCATTGGCCGGGCCACCCGCACCCTGATGGCCTTTGTGATGGTGCTGAGCTTCTCGCGGGCGGTGTTTCTGCGCTTCTTTCTCGATGCCCAGATGGCCAACTTCCTGCGCGGGCATGTCGGCGCCTTCGCGGCCTGGGGCGGCGTGCCGCGGGTGCTGCTGTATGACAACCTCAAAAGCGCGGTGCTTGAGCGCCAGGGCGAGGCAATACGCTTTCATCCAACGCTGTTGGAACTGGCCGGTCATTATCGCTTCGAGCCACGTCCGGTCGCGGTGGCGCGAGGGAATGAAAAAGGCCGCGTGGAGCGGGCGATTCGCTACATTCGCGACAGTTTCTTTGCTGCGCGCACCTTCAGTGATCTGGCGGATTTGAATGCCCAGGCTGATACCTGGTGTCAGGGCCAGGCGGCGGATCGGCCGTGCCCGGAGGACCGCGCGCAGTCAGTGCGCGCGGTTTTTGAACAAGAACGCCCGCATCTGCTGGCCTTGCCGCCGGTTCCCTTTCCTACCGAAGAGCAGGTGGCGGTGTCGGTCGGGAAGACGCCCTATGTGCGCTTTGACCGCAACGACTATTCCATTCCCCACACTCATGTGCGCCGCACGCTCACGGTGGTGGCGTCGCTCGGGCAGGTGCGGGTGCTCGATGGGGCCGCGGTGATCGCCACTCATGCGCGCTCCTTCGATGCCGGGGCGCAGGTGGAGGACCCGGCGCATGTGGCCGAGCTGGTGGCGCGCAAGCGCGCCGCGCGTCAGCACCGGGGGCAGGATCGGTTGATCCAGGCGGTACCGATCAGTCAGACCCTGCTGACCCAGGCCGCTGAACGCGGGGAGCCCTTGGGCAGCATGACGGCGGCTTTGCTGCGCCTGCTCGATTCCTATGGGGCGGCGGAGCTGACAGCGGCAATCGAGGAGGCGCTGGCGCGCGAGGTGCCGCATCCCAATGCGGTGCGCCTGGCGCTGGAGCGCCGCCGCGAGGCGCGCGGACAGCCGCCGCCGATTCCGGTCACCCTGCCGGCGGATGCGCGGGTGCGCGAGGTGGTGGTGCGCACCCCGGCGCTGGGGGATTACGACCAGTTGCATGATGAACCGCCACGGGAGGACTGA
- a CDS encoding thioredoxin family protein, translating into MSAHHHACPHAFLVGHDDFDTAVVQASHHAPMLVDFWADWCGPCHALTPHLYRVLDEYQGRLRLAQIEVDEGENMKIAGHYRVRGFPTVMLFCGGEEHGRFSGSRSATQIRDWLEQHLPACPK; encoded by the coding sequence ATGTCTGCGCATCATCACGCTTGCCCCCACGCTTTTCTTGTTGGACACGACGATTTCGACACCGCTGTCGTGCAGGCATCGCACCATGCGCCGATGCTGGTGGACTTCTGGGCCGATTGGTGCGGCCCCTGTCATGCGCTAACGCCCCATCTTTACCGCGTGCTCGATGAATATCAGGGCCGCCTGCGGCTGGCGCAGATCGAGGTCGATGAGGGCGAGAACATGAAAATCGCCGGACACTACCGGGTGCGCGGTTTTCCAACCGTGATGCTGTTCTGTGGTGGGGAGGAGCACGGGCGTTTCAGCGGCTCGCGCTCCGCAACGCAGATTCGAGACTGGCTAGAGCAGCACCTGCCGGCCTGCCCTAAGTGA
- a CDS encoding DMT family transporter, whose product MAWLYLIIAGIFEWGWPVGLKLGLAEAGMRWGWIFFSILCITASGALLLIAQKTIPMGTAYAVWTGIGAVGTFAIGLILFSEPATLARFFFVGLILIGIIGLKLASHQ is encoded by the coding sequence ATGGCTTGGCTTTATCTGATCATCGCGGGAATTTTCGAGTGGGGCTGGCCTGTCGGACTCAAGCTTGGGCTGGCAGAAGCCGGTATGCGCTGGGGCTGGATCTTCTTTTCCATCCTCTGCATAACCGCGAGTGGCGCCCTGTTGTTGATCGCGCAGAAGACCATCCCCATGGGGACCGCCTATGCCGTCTGGACCGGAATCGGTGCCGTCGGAACCTTTGCTATTGGGCTCATCCTGTTCAGCGAGCCGGCAACCCTGGCTCGGTTCTTTTTCGTCGGACTTATTTTGATTGGGATCATCGGCTTGAAGCTCGCTTCTCACCAATAA
- a CDS encoding recombinase family protein — protein MSQPLNVALYARVSSDRQAKAGTIDSQVAALKARIASDGEQLPEEQCFIDAGVSGATLIRPQLERLRDRAAMGLIDRLYVLAPDRLARKYAHQALLLEEFQQTGVTVVFLNHAGGVSPEEDLLLQMQGMIAEYERAKIMERNRRGKLHGARHGRVNVLGGAPYGYRYQRKQLDGAPAQYVIDLSQAATVRQIFHWVGVDRFSIGEVTRRLDAEGIPTATGKAHWDRSVVWGMLQNPAYMGRAAFGKTQSQPHRPRVRPARHSAETPKKATSVVRTPRADWIEIPVPPLVSEALFLAVGEQLEENRRLARQRRRGARHLLQGLIVCGHCRYAYYGKPVSKSAAKGGQCYAYYRCVGTDAYRFGGERICDNKQVRTSRLDDLVWEQVLALLQQPERLQQEYEQRLNRLQQAHASHTDTDVLEKQHQHLKQGKSRLIDSYTEGLIDKSDFDPKMAQLNSKLEQLHIQIETARQQDAGQAELFLVINRLEEFAAAIQERLTGLDFETKRGIIRALVKRIEIYHEEILVVFRVDPDPNIGDPDDNGTPEKPSEQSNGASSMQDCKRRSQASFPETSSSQRHPAVVWPRWCIKANGRHVVSAP, from the coding sequence ATGAGCCAGCCCCTGAACGTCGCCCTCTATGCCCGTGTCTCCTCCGATCGCCAGGCCAAGGCCGGCACCATCGACAGCCAGGTTGCGGCGCTGAAAGCGCGCATTGCCAGTGATGGCGAACAGCTTCCCGAAGAGCAGTGTTTCATCGACGCTGGTGTCAGCGGCGCGACCCTCATTCGCCCGCAACTGGAGCGGTTGCGCGATCGCGCGGCCATGGGCTTGATTGATCGGCTCTATGTGCTGGCCCCGGATCGCCTGGCGCGGAAATACGCCCATCAGGCCCTGCTGTTGGAAGAGTTCCAGCAAACCGGTGTCACCGTTGTCTTTCTCAATCATGCCGGCGGTGTGAGCCCGGAAGAAGACCTGTTATTACAGATGCAAGGCATGATTGCCGAATACGAGCGGGCGAAGATCATGGAGCGCAACCGTCGCGGGAAATTGCATGGCGCGCGTCATGGGCGCGTCAATGTGCTTGGCGGCGCGCCTTACGGCTATCGCTATCAGCGCAAGCAACTCGATGGCGCACCGGCGCAGTATGTGATTGATCTGTCCCAAGCGGCCACCGTGCGGCAAATCTTTCATTGGGTTGGCGTGGATCGCTTCAGTATCGGCGAAGTGACCCGCCGGCTTGATGCCGAGGGCATTCCCACCGCCACCGGCAAAGCGCATTGGGACCGCAGTGTGGTGTGGGGAATGCTGCAGAACCCGGCCTATATGGGTCGTGCCGCCTTCGGCAAGACCCAGTCACAGCCGCACCGCCCGCGCGTGCGCCCCGCCCGCCACAGCGCCGAAACGCCCAAGAAGGCCACCTCCGTCGTGCGTACCCCGCGCGCGGACTGGATTGAGATCCCTGTCCCGCCGCTGGTCAGCGAAGCGCTGTTTCTCGCCGTGGGGGAGCAATTGGAGGAGAATCGCCGCCTGGCACGCCAACGCCGGCGCGGCGCGCGCCATCTCCTGCAAGGGCTCATCGTCTGCGGGCACTGCCGCTATGCGTATTATGGCAAGCCTGTCAGCAAAAGCGCGGCCAAAGGTGGACAATGCTATGCCTATTATCGCTGCGTCGGCACCGATGCCTATCGCTTTGGCGGTGAGCGTATTTGCGACAACAAGCAAGTGCGCACCAGCCGGCTCGATGACCTGGTGTGGGAGCAAGTCCTGGCGTTGTTACAACAGCCTGAGCGCTTGCAGCAGGAATATGAACAGCGCCTCAATCGCCTGCAGCAGGCTCATGCGTCGCACACCGATACAGATGTGCTGGAAAAACAGCACCAGCACCTGAAACAAGGGAAATCGCGGCTGATCGATAGCTATACCGAGGGGTTAATCGATAAAAGCGACTTCGATCCCAAAATGGCGCAGCTCAATAGCAAACTCGAGCAACTTCACATTCAGATTGAGACAGCTCGCCAACAAGATGCTGGCCAGGCCGAACTGTTTCTGGTGATCAATCGGCTGGAGGAATTTGCCGCCGCGATTCAGGAACGTTTAACCGGCCTGGATTTCGAGACCAAGCGCGGCATCATTCGCGCGCTTGTCAAGCGTATCGAGATTTACCATGAGGAAATCCTGGTGGTTTTTCGGGTTGATCCCGATCCAAACATCGGCGACCCGGATGACAACGGCACCCCGGAAAAACCATCGGAGCAATCCAATGGAGCTTCAAGTATGCAAGATTGTAAGCGGCGTTCACAGGCTTCTTTTCCCGAAACCTCCTCTTCGCAACGCCATCCCGCCGTGGTTTGGCCCCGTTGGTGCATCAAAGCCAATGGCCGTCATGTCGTCTCGGCGCCTTGA
- the serC gene encoding 3-phosphoserine/phosphohydroxythreonine transaminase — translation MTRPYNFSAGPAMLPEPVLRRAREEMLDWHDSGMCVAEMSHRGKEFMSIAERAEADLRDLLGISDDYRVLFLQGGASSQFAMVPMNLLRGHTSADYINTGSWSKKAIAEARRFCTPAIAASTEEERFTRAPVRDELKLSADAAYVHYTPNETIEGVEFPEIPDTGDVPLVADMSSTLLSRPVDVSRFGLIYAGAQKNIGPAGLTIVIVRSDLIGETLTGTPAMFDYGIHAKSDSMYNTPPTYAWYLAGLVFQWLKDIGGLDAMAEINRRKAAKLYAAIDSSPFYANPVELRSRSWMNVPFTLADPALDGDFLAGAKDAGLLTLKGHRSVGGMRASIYNAMPEAGVEALIDFMGEFERTRG, via the coding sequence ATGACCCGTCCGTATAATTTCAGCGCTGGCCCAGCAATGCTCCCGGAGCCGGTGCTGCGGCGCGCGCGCGAGGAGATGCTTGATTGGCACGACAGTGGCATGTGCGTGGCCGAGATGAGCCATCGCGGCAAAGAGTTCATGTCCATTGCCGAGCGCGCCGAGGCCGATCTGCGCGATTTGCTCGGCATCTCGGATGACTATCGGGTGCTGTTTCTGCAAGGCGGGGCATCGAGCCAGTTCGCCATGGTGCCGATGAATCTGCTGCGCGGACATACCAGCGCCGATTACATCAATACCGGCAGCTGGTCGAAAAAGGCCATTGCCGAGGCACGCCGCTTCTGCACGCCGGCCATCGCCGCGAGCACTGAGGAAGAGCGCTTCACCCGCGCGCCGGTGCGCGACGAGCTCAAGCTCTCCGCCGATGCGGCCTATGTCCATTACACCCCGAACGAGACCATCGAAGGAGTCGAATTCCCAGAGATTCCCGACACCGGCGATGTCCCGCTGGTAGCGGACATGTCCTCGACCCTGCTGTCGCGCCCCGTCGATGTGTCGCGTTTCGGGCTGATTTATGCAGGCGCGCAGAAGAACATCGGTCCGGCCGGACTGACCATTGTGATTGTCCGTTCCGATCTGATCGGCGAGACCCTGACCGGCACGCCGGCGATGTTCGACTATGGCATCCATGCAAAGAGCGATTCCATGTACAACACGCCGCCGACCTATGCCTGGTATCTGGCCGGTCTGGTGTTTCAGTGGTTGAAAGACATCGGCGGGCTTGATGCCATGGCCGAGATCAATCGGCGTAAGGCGGCCAAACTCTATGCAGCAATCGACAGCTCGCCTTTTTATGCCAATCCGGTTGAGCTGCGCTCGCGCTCCTGGATGAATGTGCCCTTCACCCTGGCCGATCCAGCCCTGGATGGAGATTTTCTCGCTGGTGCCAAAGACGCCGGGCTGCTGACCCTGAAAGGCCATCGCTCGGTCGGCGGCATGCGCGCGAGTATCTACAACGCCATGCCGGAGGCAGGCGTCGAAGCGTTGATCGACTTCATGGGCGAGTTTGAGCGCACGCGCGGATAA